The nucleotide sequence GCGAGCAGGCCGGACACGTCCTGGATGTACGGCAGGTCGGCGCGGCCGTTGACGACCAGCGTCGGCTGCGTGACGTCGGCCAGCCGCCCCTTCGCTGGCGGGTCGGCCGCCAACTCGGTGTGCGCCGGCCCGGTCCAGTCACGCTCGAACACCAGCCGGCACATGCGGAGCATGTGTTTCCACACGTCCGGGTCGAGGTCGGACGGCTCCCGTCCCGGCCCGACGGCGCTGAGCCGCAGCTGTACCTCGGCCATCGCGGCGACGTCCGCCGGGTCGACCGTCGCGGCCGTGTGCTCGCGGTAGGCCTGCAGCCGGTCGGCCGGCAGCACGGCCAGGATCCGCTCACGGGCGAGGGCGCCCATCTCCGGCGGCCACTCGTGTCCGGACAGCCCCGACGCGATCAGCGCCAGCGACGTCACCCGCTCCGGCGCCGCCAACGCGACGTCGAGGGCGTACGCGCCGCCCATCGAGGAGCCGGCCAGCGCCGCCCGCTCGATGCCGAGCGCGTCCAGCAGCGCGAGCAGGTCGGCGTGGTGGGCGACGTCCCCGGCGGCCGGGCCGGACTCGCCGTACCCGCGACGGTCGTAGCGCACCACCCGGTGCCGCTCGGCGAGAGCGGCGAACTGGTGGTCCCACATGCGCCGGTCGGTCAGGCCGCCGTGCACGAGCACCACCACGGGCCCGGCCCCGGTGTCGTCGTAGGCGAGGTCGGCACCGTTGGCGCGCACGGTCGGCATCGGCCCAGCCTGCCATGGTGAAAGCGGGACGGAAGTTCCCGGTGTGGCGCGGCGTGTGAAGTCCGATTCGCGCCGTACAAGAAGGTACGGTGACGCCCATGGCCTCCGTTCGACACCGCCGCCGTCTCACCGCTGTTCGTCTGCTCGCCGTCGCCGCGCCTGCGACGGCGATCGTGCTGACGGTAGGCGCCCTGGTCCTCGAGGGGCCGTGGCCGCGCATCGCGGCCGCCGTTGGCGCCGTCGCGGCGGCGGTGCTGGGTGGGTTCGTGCTCCGGCTGGAGCGACGGCTGCGGGTCGAGGTGGCCACGGTCCGCGCCGAGCAGGCGGCGGAGTACTCCGAGGCGCACGCCCGCTACAGCGAGGAGCACCGCGAGTTCACCGACCACATGGTCGGCCTGCTCGACGTCGCGTCCGAGCGCATCGACGTCATGCGGTCCAAGCTGGACCTGCTGGAGGCCGAGATCGCGGCGGCGCGCAGCGCCCGCCCGGGTGCGTCCACCCCGAGCGTCGAGCTGGCCCGGCTGGCCGAGGGCGCCGAGTGGAACGACCTGTGGCCAGACCTCTCCGAGGCCCCGACGGTGGTCGACCTCATCAAGTGGGAGGACAAGAACACCGAGCTGCTGCCCGAGGCCGACCGCACGAAGAAGTCCGCCCCGGCGCCGCGCCAGGAGCGCAGCGCCTGAGCCGGCGGTACCGTCAGGCGTTCTGCACCGTCTCGAGCACCACCTCGGCACGGGCGACGTCATTGGCCTCGGCCTCGACGGACCGGCGCAGCGCCGTGTGCAGCGTCGCCGGGGTCAGCACGCCCACGTAGCGGTCGGCGTCGTCGAGGACGGCGATCCAGCCGGCGTTCCATTGCAGCATCTCCGCGAACGCCACCTTGAGCGAGTCGTCGAGCTGCACCCACGCCTCCATGCGCCGCGCGTGGTCGCGCACGGTCCCGGCGCCCTTCAGCATGTCGTGGCCCACCCAACCGGCCAGGCCGCCGTCGCCGTCGAGCACGACCGCCCACCGCCCGTCACCCAGGGCGGCGGCGGCCTTGGCGAGGTCGTCGTCGACGCGGACCACCGGCGGGTGCTCGAGGTCGGCCGGCGTGATGGCGGTGACGGAGAGCCGCTTGAGGCCGCGGTCGGCGCCCACGAAGTCGGCCACGAAGTCCGTCGCCGGGATGCCGAGGATGGCCGCCGGCGTGTCGAACTGCTCCAGCAGGCCGCCCTGCTTGAACACCGCGATGCGGTCGCCCAGCCGGACCGCCTCCTCGATGTCGTGCGTGACGAACAGGATGGTCTTGCGGACGTCGTCCTGCAGCCGCAGGAACTCGTCCTGCAACTGCCCGCGGACCACGGGGTCGACGGCGCTGAACGGCTCGTCCATGAGAAGGACGGGAGGGTCGACGGCAAGGGCGCGGGCCACGCCGACGCGCTGGCGCTGGCCGCCGGACAGCTCGTGCGGGTACCGCTTGCCGTGCACCGCGGGGTCGAGGCCGACCAGCTCCATCAGTTCGCGGGCCCGCTCGTGGCGGCGCGAGCGCTTCCAGCCGACCAGCTCGGGCACGACGGCGATGTTCTCCTCGATGCTGCGGTGCGGGAACAGCCCGACGTTCTGGATGACGTAGCCGATGCCGCGGCGCAGCGCGACCGGGTCGGCGTCGGTGACGTCGACGCCGTCGACGACGATGCGCCCGCCGGTCGGCTCGACCAGCCGGTTGACCATCTTCATCGTGGTCGTCTTGCCACAGCCGGACGGCCCGACCAGGACCACCAGCTCGCCGCGCTGGACCTCGAGCGTCAGCTCCTGCACCGCGACGGTGCCGTCGGGGTACTGCTTGGAGACGCGGTCGAGACGAATCATCGGTTCTTCGGTAGCGTCAGCGGAATGGCGCTCTTCGGGCCCGTTCATACCGCAACCCTGACCGACAGTTGCCTCGTACGCAACGACTGGGTGTGTGGCGAGTACGTCAGAACCCGGCGTGAGGACATCACCGACGCGCTCGTCCAGCACGTCACCATCACCGTGGTCTCCATCGTCATCGGCTTCGCCGTCGCGTTGGTGCTGGCCGTGCTCGCCCGCCGGTTCGGCTGGCTGCGCGGCACGATCCTCGGCACGTCGACGGCGCTGTACACGCTGCCGTCACTGGCGTTGTTCTCGCTGCTGCTGCCGTTCACCGGCATCTCCACCACGACGGTCGTGGTCGGGCTGGTGCTGTACTCGCTGACGATCCTGGTCCGCGGCATCCTGGCCGGACTGGACTCCGTACCGGCCGATGTCCGCGAGGCTGCCGTGGGCATGGGCTACGACGGCTTCCGGCTGCTGCGCAAGGTGGAGCTGCCGCTGGCGCTACCAGCGATATTCGCGTCGCTGCGGGTGGCGACGGTGTCGACCGTCGCGCTGACGACTGTCGGCTTCATCGTCAACCACGGCGGCCTGGGCAACCTCATCAACCGCGGCCTGAGCAGCAACTTCCACGCCGAGGTGCTGACGGCGTCGGTGCTCTGCGTGGTCCTGGCGCTGATCGCCGACGCGTTGCTACTCGGGCTGCAACGCTGGCTCACACCCTGGCGCCGGACGGTGACGGCATGAACGGGCTGCTGGACGGCCTGTCGTGGCTCTTCGACGGCGAGAACTGGTCGGGTCCGGCCGGGGTGGGCACCCGGCTGGTGGAGCACGTCTGGATCAGCGGGGTGGCGGTGCTGATCGCCTGCGCCATCGCGCTGCCGATCGGGCTGTGGCTCGGGCACCTGGGCCGCGGCGGCACGCTGGCCATCAACATCAGCAACATCGGCCGGGCGGTGCCCACGTTCGCGATTCTGGCGTTGATCTACCTGACGCCGCTCGGGCTGTCGGTCTGGACGACGATCATCTCGCTGGTGCTGTTCGGCATCCCGCCGATCCTCACCAACGCCTACGTCGGCATGCGCGAGGTCGACCGCGACGCCGTCGAGGCCGCCCGCGGCATGGGCATGAGCGGCGGCCAACTGCTGCGCGGTGTCGAGCTGCCGCTGGCCATCCCGCTGGTCATGGGCGGCATCCGCCTGGCGACGGTGCAGATCGTGGCGACGGCGACGTTGGCGGCGGTCATCTCCGGCCCGGGCCTCGGACGCATCATCACCAGCGGGTTCGGCCGCCAAGACACGCCGCAGGTCATCGGCGGTGCGATCA is from Jiangella alkaliphila and encodes:
- a CDS encoding alpha/beta fold hydrolase; the encoded protein is MPTVRANGADLAYDDTGAGPVVVLVHGGLTDRRMWDHQFAALAERHRVVRYDRRGYGESGPAAGDVAHHADLLALLDALGIERAALAGSSMGGAYALDVALAAPERVTSLALIASGLSGHEWPPEMGALARERILAVLPADRLQAYREHTAATVDPADVAAMAEVQLRLSAVGPGREPSDLDPDVWKHMLRMCRLVFERDWTGPAHTELAADPPAKGRLADVTQPTLVVNGRADLPYIQDVSGLLADGIAGARRIDLDDTGHLPPVERPAEVTALLTRFLARAG
- a CDS encoding ABC transporter ATP-binding protein — protein: MIRLDRVSKQYPDGTVAVQELTLEVQRGELVVLVGPSGCGKTTTMKMVNRLVEPTGGRIVVDGVDVTDADPVALRRGIGYVIQNVGLFPHRSIEENIAVVPELVGWKRSRRHERARELMELVGLDPAVHGKRYPHELSGGQRQRVGVARALAVDPPVLLMDEPFSAVDPVVRGQLQDEFLRLQDDVRKTILFVTHDIEEAVRLGDRIAVFKQGGLLEQFDTPAAILGIPATDFVADFVGADRGLKRLSVTAITPADLEHPPVVRVDDDLAKAAAALGDGRWAVVLDGDGGLAGWVGHDMLKGAGTVRDHARRMEAWVQLDDSLKVAFAEMLQWNAGWIAVLDDADRYVGVLTPATLHTALRRSVEAEANDVARAEVVLETVQNA
- a CDS encoding ABC transporter permease — its product is MALFGPVHTATLTDSCLVRNDWVCGEYVRTRREDITDALVQHVTITVVSIVIGFAVALVLAVLARRFGWLRGTILGTSTALYTLPSLALFSLLLPFTGISTTTVVVGLVLYSLTILVRGILAGLDSVPADVREAAVGMGYDGFRLLRKVELPLALPAIFASLRVATVSTVALTTVGFIVNHGGLGNLINRGLSSNFHAEVLTASVLCVVLALIADALLLGLQRWLTPWRRTVTA
- a CDS encoding ABC transporter permease, which codes for MNGLLDGLSWLFDGENWSGPAGVGTRLVEHVWISGVAVLIACAIALPIGLWLGHLGRGGTLAINISNIGRAVPTFAILALIYLTPLGLSVWTTIISLVLFGIPPILTNAYVGMREVDRDAVEAARGMGMSGGQLLRGVELPLAIPLVMGGIRLATVQIVATATLAAVISGPGLGRIITSGFGRQDTPQVIGGAIIVGLLALVIEGLMAWLQRAVDPMRRARRRRARPDRDPGMPLIGDEVVSGA